The genomic interval GCTGCCTACCAAATGATCATGATGCAAAACTGAAGATGCTCGAGGTACCTGACTAGTACTAATCTGGTTATAAGTTGACTTCATGCCTAACTTTCTTAGGTTTTGGAGAACCTGAAAAAAGTTTTGTCCCTGTACAGATTGGAAAAATCTCTTTATATGCAGCTAGTTCTGCTGTCAGAGAAATTCAGAGAATAACCCTCGATCCCAAGTAAGTGGATTATTTCTTGGAGTATTAGAGAAAGTTTCACCTGTTGTGTTCATTTCTTTATGCATTGCCTGCCAGCTTGGAATTATATCTTGAGCACCGTCATCAAATTATTAAAACTTTGAGCTATAACATCTCGTACAACTTTGCTATTTACCCGTACAAATTATAATCAGTTTCCTTCGCATTTTCTCAGGTTTAATCTAGACCTTAAATTCAAGGATCAGAATCTAACTCAGGCGGTTTCTGAGAACTTGGCTAGAGTCACCAAACAACGGAATGTACCGTGCAGCTGAGATACTCCATTTAAATTAGATATAGCAATTGTACATGTATTACATGGTGTCATATGAAAGGAACACAATGACACATTCTAATTGTTATCAGATAGCATAAGCCCTCACCTGTATATTGGAATTGGACTAGGACTAACGGCTGAGCTCATGTAAACAGAATAAACGTGGAGCAATTATTTAGCATTAGATTGTCAGAATGAGATTTACTGGGTTGCTTAGAGACTATCACTTTGATACAACTAATTCTTCTGCCGCTTCTGGGAGAAATTTTACGGGCTTATTCGGTTCAAAGGATTTCCAAAtcacaggaataggaaaaacgtaggaataatgtaggaatgtacgtgcaaaacaaaggattggaacacaggaatttttcctccaccgagctaaacaaaagaggatagagtagatgttttcattcctatggaattagtacattttggaggatttttagaggattggaatagtgttcctatggaaaattttcctttgaatcctacaaaccgaatgTATGAATAGTGtttattccaaaggaattgagaTTTCCTTTAGGAATCCTTCAAAACGAATAAGGCCTACATCTGTTGACTGTTATTAAGTAACTTTGCTTAACATGTTGAACTTGTTACAGTGAGCAATCTGTATTCTGGAGATTGGCACTGTTTTATCATGGTGAATGTGCATTTTCTCGAAAGAGAACTAGTCTCTCCTTCCATTGCAGATAAACTAGCTTACGaagcactccctccgtcccataatataagggattttgagtttttgcttgtcctgtttgatcactcgtcttattcaaaaaaattgcgCAGTCTCTCCTTCCATTGCAGATAAACTAGCTTACGaagcactccctccgtcccataatataagggattttgagtttttgcttgtcctgtttgaccactcgtcttattcaaaaaatttgcgcaaatataaaaaacaaaaagttgtgcttaaagtactttggataataaagcaagtcataaaaaaataaataactccaaaattttttgaataagatgagtgatcAAAAGAGTGcagataaaaactcaaaatcccttatattatgggacggagggagtagtgcaTTTGTGTGACTCCAACCATCTTGTTGCTAGTGATAATAAGTTTTGAAAGAAGTGTTGTTTTAAGAAATACTATGTTTGTTGAGTAATTTTCAACGTAATTTCTTTTTAGCGTTGGTTTTTAAGTCGCTGCGAATAAATACGTAAAAAAGTTatctatatattaattttaCTATTAGTTAATATGGGCAAAGGCTCTAaccattgccaaaatttaatatttaaaacttAACTTTGGAGATAATTTTATGATGTTTTcaatgaaatatattttattgtatTGGCTTTTAAGTTGCTTAGGACTCATCTCTactgttataaaaattgaaggtctttaccggtactttggtacgtcatctgtgtatAAGTACGTTATTTTGTGTTACTGTGTAtggagtcggtttttaatttcgttcgcttttgaaaatatagaagaacacatataagaaatctctttaaataaacttgcatgctaatttGAGACGATCAAACTCCTAACTACAAgccatgattttctaaaaatatatatatccaagtgaattcccacagtgaattttaccttaactaaaccataataacaataataaaattaaaatagccttcaccgtTGCATTGCATGGGCatatttttctagtaaatactccctccgtcccgtaatAGAAGAGATTTTGGAGTAATGTGATACTATaacctaatacaacgaatctagataggctcctcgtctagattcatagtactaagtTATGTCATATTCCTCTAAAagctcttatattatgagacggagggaatataaattaaattgtttttgTCCTAATAATTTGTGTAGCTTGTAATCACCTCATGGCCAATCGATGATTGTTAAGTCTCGTGGTAATTTCAGACACAAGTTTGAACGGTTTTGCTATTTTACTAGTGACATATTTTTAGGCTCTTGTCTTTCACTTTTTAGTTCATAGGATCTTGCATCTTGTATATCTTTTTAATTACACATGGCTACAGAGTTATATTGTACTTATATTGAGTTGTAGTGCACTTGCACTCAATTACAGTGCACAAAAAATAGATGATGGAATTAATGTTTTTCtctaaatttatgatttttttgacacgattgtctatttttttaaaatttcatttaAAACAGGCTATATCCCTTGGTTGAAAATTTTGCAAGAttcaaaactataaatttgtccaaaaatcattagTTAATTCCAGTTTGATTtgtaaaatcatgtttttcagCGATGAACTTCTTCTTGTTCTACTActacattttttattattacgATGGACATGGCGtgaaatcttgtaaaattttatgaaaaaggTAGAAGTAGTGTCCACAAGTGAAAAGAAATCGTTGAAACTGAGACAAATTTCgtcaatattttgaaattctgcaatatttttttctaaaaaaaagtttgaccaGTTAACCTAGcggttcaaaattttgaaattttgtgaaaaatgtAATAGTACTAGCAATTTAGGCAATTGGCAAAGCTTAGGACAGGAGCAGGATTTACGTTACCGGTTGACCACTAAATTTTGAGCCCTATTAGTATCGCGGTTTCCAATAAATTTTGATCAGATTTCAATAAATTTTGATTAAATTTCAATCAAATCTACTGTTTAACTCTCAAAATTCCAATCGAAACTTAATTCTAAGCCATATCGAAACGTCGAAATTTCGTGGAATTCGACCGTTTTCGTCGGAATCGTGAACGGCATCTCCGCAcggctcctctctctctctctcggggaAGTGTCGCTCGCACGCCACCCCCGAAGAATCTGGAGAGATCAGCCTTCGCTTCCCCCCGAACGCCGATGGGCTTCCGCctcgcccacctcgccgccggcgtggcccgcgccgcggcctcctcctcccgcctccgGGGGCcacgccccgccgcctccgcgctcgtcgcccctctcctcgcctcgccgtgggagccgagcggcggcggccagtcGCACTGGCTCGTCCCCTCCCGCGGCCACGTGGGccactcccaccaccaccaccacggcgaggAGGTGGGGGGCGAGGCGTCGGAGAGGATCTTCCGGCTGGGGCTCGCGGCCGACGTCGTCCTCACCGTCGGGAAGGCCGTCACCGGCTACCTCTCCGGCAGCACCGcgatcgccgccgacgccgctcacTCCCTCTCCGACATTGTGCGTTGCCTGAGCCCTGATGACAAAATCGGTGCTCCTTTTcggcttgattttttttttttgggtgctgATTGTGCAGGGTTTTTTTGAGATGTGCAGGTGCTGAGCGGGGTGGCTCTGCTGTCGTACAAGGCGGCCAAGGCTCCCAGAGACAAGGAGCATCCGTATGGTCAGTCTCCCAATTCTCTTCTACTCTGTGATCCTCGTTTGTATACGGATGTGATTCTTGGCTATGGTGGCAGGACTGATACTTAGGTAAATGTCATGCATTGTTCTAAGCTCGTGGCGAACCCAGAATAAATGTTACTGAGGGTCCAATAGAtactaattatctaattattgaCTGATATACTAATTAATATGATGTAAATTAACTAGAATTGAATAATCTACCTGGGGACCTCTGACCCCAGGAATTACTATGTAGGAACGCCACTTCTAAGAGGCATCTGTCTACCAATTTATGGGAGTTTTGCAattagttaactgatatactgaCTGACAAGACGACAATCTCCTGTTCCCACTTCCTTTGTTGACATAGGCAGTTTACTTGCATTCATAATGGAATTGCAGAAACTTAGCTCCACTAGAACATAGGCTGTTACTAGGGTCATGTTTTATGTGTTAAAACTGTTAAGAATAGTCAGGGCTCATATATGATGATTAGCCTactttttgaaagaaaaaaaaagaatatgaagGGAGCTGAAATCTGTCAGTTGTTTACAGTATGGAAGCTATTACTACATGTGCTTGTGCGTTATTGCAGCCACATGCTTGTTCATGTGTGCAACAAGATATAAATGCTAGAAAAGTTAGTAAGGGCATTTTCTTACTGATTCTAATGTTTTTTCTAAGCTACCTGAATTGCTTGCgttataataattattaaagTCTACATAGAACAGCCTCCATGCctatttgatttattgtctTGTTTGATTGTGCTAAAAGTGTTGAAGATTCCATGTCTTATTTTGCTTCCCTTCCAGGTCATGGAAAGTTTGAGAGTTTAGGAGCTCTTGGAATTTCAAGTATGTTATTAGTTACTGCAGGTGGGATTGCCTGGCATGCTTTTGACGTTCTTCAGGTCTATTACTACTCAATGTCACAATGTCAAGAACACTAAATTTATGTTTTTCAGTGATGTTGTCcttttttcttatataatttcTGTTTTTGTAAAGTGGTGTTTGGTCCCTGATGACATATACTCCCATCATACATAATTACACATGGACTTCACATGTTGAAGTGTGTTTATTTCAGGGAGTTATGTCTTCTGCTCCAGATATTATTGGCAATGTATCGCATGCTCATCATAGCCATGGTAGCAGTGGGCATCACCATGGAATAGATTTGGAACATCCAATCCTTGCATTGAGTGTGACAGCTTTTGCAATATCTGTCAAAGAAGGGTAAGTGAGTGTTTTCTACTGTACTCATGCTGCGAAAACTGTgtaagtttttcttttgttgttctaCCAGATTTTACAATCTTATCTTATGTGGTGTACTTCTTGCTGTTTTCAGCTACTAAGTGTTATTCGCTACCCTTCTTGATATTATTTTTGCCTACcatgattttaaattttatgttcTCCTGTAATATAATGCTTGTAATTCAATGGCAGAAGTGTTTCTTTGTTAACTTTGTTGATAGTAGAATATATGTAGCTCTGAACACCTGACATTATGTTTCTATGTTTTGGCTAATGATTATTTTTCTATCCGTTTATATCCATAGCAGGTAGCAGCATCTCCTTAAAACTCTTCTGTTTTAAtctgaatttattttgtttattaatgCACAGTTAATTATCATGCGACAAATCACATAAGAAGATCTGAAAGTGTAAAATTAAGTTACGGTCTGGAATTACAGGCTCTATTGGATCACAAAAAGAGCTGGAGAAAAGGAAGGGAGCGGGCTGATGAAAGCTAATGCATGGCACCATCGCTCAGATGCTATTTCTTCTGTTGTTGCCCTATTAGGGGTAGGTAAGACCTTAAATGAAGGACTGAACTCCCATTTTCTAGTAGGCAAGTTTTCTTCATGTTTTAGATCCTGAATGGTAGAATGATGCATTATGAACCCCGAGCTAGAAATAGCATCCATTACTCCCTGTGTACAGTGGGGGACTGTTGGCTTTGGAAATAGTTGTATGTATTTGACCTGGAGTTCTTATGCAATTGATATGAGAGCACTATTTTATCTTGTAGTTAGCAGTATTAAGAAAAATCACCTGGTTTATAAATTTCACCTTGAAGGTCTTACAGAAATTACAGTGTTTATGTTAAgacattgttttgtttttcaggtGGCTCCATTCTTGGAGTTCCTTATCTTGATCCACTAGCTGGACTTGTTGTCTCGGGCATGATTCTTAAAGCTGGTGTTCATACTGGATATGAGAGGTAACTCTCTTTTTATTGTCAAGCAGGATTGTCAATT from Oryza glaberrima chromosome 3, OglaRS2, whole genome shotgun sequence carries:
- the LOC127765154 gene encoding metal tolerance protein 2; protein product: MGFRLAHLAAGVARAAASSSRLRGPRPAASALVAPLLASPWEPSGGGQSHWLVPSRGHVGHSHHHHHGEEVGGEASERIFRLGLAADVVLTVGKAVTGYLSGSTAIAADAAHSLSDIVLSGVALLSYKAAKAPRDKEHPYGHGKFESLGALGISSMLLVTAGGIAWHAFDVLQGVMSSAPDIIGNVSHAHHSHGSSGHHHGIDLEHPILALSVTAFAISVKEGLYWITKRAGEKEGSGLMKANAWHHRSDAISSVVALLGVGGSILGVPYLDPLAGLVVSGMILKAGVHTGYESVLELVDAAVDPSLLQPIKETILQVDGVKGCHRLRGRKAGTSLYLDVHIEVYPFLSVSAAHDIGETVRHQIQKSHNQVAEVFIHIDPSYSVESNMDQKGIWENIERRNSDAIPRQQTAEAIVSCIISSHFSKKMSLEHLMLHYLQGRVLLQVEVSMSPEIMIRDAMDIAKQAEEEILKADSSISQVSVQLRLGQQIKQLKLPGGKNRAKNQQAQMQ